Proteins from one Faecalibacterium sp. I3-3-33 genomic window:
- the rpsJ gene encoding 30S ribosomal protein S10, whose product MAVKEKIRIRLQSYDAQLIDAAAEKIVETAKRTGARVSGPIPLPTDREIVTVLRATHKYKDSREQFESRTHKRLIDILKPSNKTVEALMSLQLPAGVDIEIKL is encoded by the coding sequence ATGGCAGTCAAAGAGAAAATCAGAATCCGTCTGCAGAGCTATGATGCTCAGCTGATCGATGCCGCAGCAGAGAAGATCGTGGAGACCGCAAAGCGCACTGGCGCTCGCGTGTCCGGCCCCATCCCCCTGCCCACCGATCGTGAGATCGTTACCGTTCTGCGCGCTACCCACAAGTACAAGGATAGCCGCGAGCAGTTCGAGAGCCGCACTCATAAGCGTCTGATCGACATTCTGAAGCCGTCCAACAAGACGGTCGAGGCTCTGATGAGCCTCCAGCTCCCCGCTGGCGTGGACATCGAGATCAAGCTGTAA
- the rplC gene encoding 50S ribosomal protein L3, translated as MVKGIIGKKVGMTQLFDESGKVIPVTVIEAGPCTVVQKKTVESDGYQAVQLGFGEVSAKKVNKAAAGHFKKANVAPKKTLREFRLDDVSAMNVGDILKADVFAAGDKVDVAGVSKGKGYQGVIKRFGQHRLRESHGTGPVARHAGSMGAISNPSRVFPGKRLPGHMGCVRVTVQNLTVVKVDTENNLIAVKGAVPGSKGTIITLANSVKA; from the coding sequence ATGGTTAAAGGCATTATCGGCAAGAAAGTCGGTATGACCCAGCTGTTCGATGAGAGCGGCAAGGTTATCCCCGTCACCGTCATCGAGGCAGGCCCCTGCACCGTCGTGCAGAAGAAGACTGTCGAGAGCGATGGCTATCAGGCTGTTCAGCTGGGCTTCGGCGAGGTTTCCGCCAAGAAGGTCAACAAGGCAGCTGCAGGTCACTTCAAGAAGGCAAACGTTGCCCCCAAGAAGACCCTGCGTGAGTTCCGTCTGGACGACGTTTCCGCAATGAACGTTGGCGACATCCTGAAGGCTGACGTCTTTGCAGCAGGCGACAAGGTTGACGTTGCAGGCGTTTCCAAGGGCAAGGGCTACCAGGGCGTTATCAAGCGCTTTGGCCAGCACCGTCTGCGTGAGAGCCACGGCACTGGCCCGGTGGCACGTCATGCAGGTTCTATGGGCGCTATTTCCAACCCCTCTCGCGTGTTCCCCGGCAAGCGCCTGCCCGGCCACATGGGCTGCGTGCGCGTTACCGTGCAGAACCTGACCGTTGTCAAGGTTGACACCGAGAACAATCTGATCGCTGTCAAGGGTGCGGTCCCCGGTTCCAAGGGCACCATCATCACCCTGGCCAACAGCGTCAAGGCGTAA
- the rplD gene encoding 50S ribosomal protein L4 — MAKFNVVDMNGQHVSEIELSDAVFGITPNEKAVHIAVVNFLANQRQGTQNTKIRMEVSGGGKKPWRQKGTGHARQGSIRAPQWTHGGVALGPKPRSYNYHINNKVKRLALLSVLSDKAANGNMVVVDKFACDEYKTKAVVAMLNAVGAGKKNLLVNETVDAKFVKSAGNIAGVKTTFAGSVNTYDVLNADKLIISVDAAKKLEEVLG, encoded by the coding sequence ATGGCAAAGTTTAATGTAGTCGATATGAACGGTCAGCACGTTAGCGAGATCGAGCTTTCCGACGCCGTGTTCGGTATCACCCCGAATGAGAAGGCTGTCCACATTGCTGTGGTGAACTTCCTGGCCAACCAGCGTCAGGGCACCCAGAACACCAAGATCCGCATGGAAGTTTCCGGCGGCGGCAAGAAGCCTTGGCGTCAGAAGGGCACCGGCCACGCTCGTCAGGGTTCCATCCGTGCTCCGCAGTGGACCCACGGCGGCGTTGCTCTGGGCCCCAAGCCCCGCAGCTACAACTACCACATCAACAACAAGGTCAAGCGCCTGGCTCTGCTGAGCGTCCTGTCCGACAAGGCTGCCAATGGCAACATGGTCGTGGTTGACAAGTTCGCTTGCGACGAGTACAAGACCAAGGCTGTGGTCGCTATGCTGAACGCTGTGGGCGCCGGCAAGAAGAACCTGCTGGTCAACGAGACTGTCGATGCAAAGTTCGTCAAGAGCGCTGGCAACATCGCCGGTGTCAAGACCACCTTCGCAGGCAGCGTGAACACCTACGATGTGCTGAACGCCGACAAGCTGATCATCAGCGTCGACGCAGCTAAGAAGCTCGAGGAGGTGCTTGGCTAA
- the rplW gene encoding 50S ribosomal protein L23 — MKTAHDIVLKPVITENSMAGIADKKYTFKVATDATKVEIAQAVEVLFPGVKVAKVNTVSVRGRFRRQGMHAGYTAASKKAIVTLTKDSKEIEFFNSMV, encoded by the coding sequence ATGAAAACCGCACATGATATCGTCCTGAAGCCGGTCATTACCGAGAACTCCATGGCTGGCATCGCTGACAAGAAGTACACCTTCAAGGTCGCTACCGATGCTACCAAGGTCGAGATCGCTCAGGCAGTTGAAGTTCTGTTCCCCGGCGTCAAGGTCGCTAAGGTGAACACCGTCTCCGTCCGCGGCCGCTTCCGCCGTCAGGGTATGCACGCTGGTTACACCGCTGCATCCAAGAAGGCTATCGTGACCCTGACCAAGGACTCCAAGGAGATCGAGTTCTTCAACAGCATGGTCTGA
- the rplB gene encoding 50S ribosomal protein L2, producing MAIKKYGPTTPGRRGMTVTDYSVLSKVAPERSLLEPMKKHSGRNNTGRITVRHQGGGNRTKYRVIDFKRQKTDIPATVKTLEYDPNRSAFIALVEYTDGVKSYIIAPDGLKVGDVVVSSKSADIKPGNCLPFENIPVGTIIHNIELYPGRGAQLVRSAGNMAQLMAKENGYALVRLPSGEMRNVPVNCTAVIGQVSNIDHENVNLGKAGRKRHMGVRPGSRGTVMNPCDHPHGGGEGRAPVGHSGPMTPWGKPALGLKTRKHHKRSDKLIVKRAGK from the coding sequence ATGGCTATCAAAAAGTATGGCCCCACTACTCCGGGCCGCCGCGGCATGACCGTCACGGATTACAGCGTCCTGAGCAAGGTCGCTCCTGAGCGCAGCCTGCTGGAGCCCATGAAGAAGCACAGCGGCCGCAACAACACCGGTCGTATCACCGTCCGCCATCAGGGCGGCGGCAACCGCACCAAGTATCGTGTCATCGACTTCAAGCGTCAGAAGACCGATATCCCCGCTACCGTCAAGACTCTCGAGTACGATCCGAACCGCAGCGCATTCATCGCTCTGGTCGAGTACACCGACGGCGTCAAGAGCTACATCATTGCTCCCGATGGCCTGAAGGTGGGCGACGTGGTCGTCAGCAGCAAGTCTGCCGATATCAAGCCCGGCAACTGCCTGCCCTTCGAGAACATCCCCGTCGGTACCATCATCCACAACATCGAGCTGTATCCCGGCCGCGGCGCTCAGCTGGTTCGTTCCGCTGGCAACATGGCTCAGCTGATGGCTAAGGAGAATGGCTACGCTCTGGTTCGTCTGCCCTCCGGTGAGATGCGCAACGTGCCCGTGAACTGCACCGCAGTCATCGGTCAGGTTTCCAACATCGACCACGAGAACGTCAACCTGGGCAAGGCAGGCCGCAAGCGCCACATGGGCGTGCGTCCCGGCAGCCGTGGTACCGTTATGAACCCCTGCGACCATCCCCACGGTGGTGGCGAGGGCCGCGCACCTGTTGGTCACTCCGGTCCTATGACTCCCTGGGGCAAGCCCGCTCTGGGTCTCAAGACTCGCAAGCATCATAAGCGCTCCGATAAGCTGATCGTGAAGCGTGCAGGTAAGTAA
- the rpsS gene encoding 30S ribosomal protein S19 produces MGRSIKKGPFVQAALMKHVEAMNASGKKQVIKTWSRASTIFPEFVGHTFAVHDGRKHVPVYVTEDMVGHKLGEFVPTRTFKGHTGNSK; encoded by the coding sequence ATGGGTAGAAGCATTAAAAAAGGACCTTTCGTCCAGGCTGCTCTTATGAAGCACGTTGAAGCGATGAACGCTTCCGGCAAGAAGCAGGTCATCAAGACCTGGAGCCGTGCCTCCACGATCTTCCCTGAATTCGTTGGTCACACCTTTGCCGTCCACGACGGCCGCAAGCATGTGCCTGTGTATGTGACTGAGGACATGGTTGGCCACAAGCTGGGTGAGTTCGTTCCCACCCGTACCTTCAAGGGCCACACTGGTAATTCTAAGTAA
- the rplV gene encoding 50S ribosomal protein L22, with the protein MEARAILRYARISPRKVSIVMDLIRNKPLDEALAILQYTPKAACEPLLKLVKSAAANAENNFNMDKNNLYVAECFVCPGPTLKRMMPRAQGRGYRILKRTSHMTVVLKEKE; encoded by the coding sequence ATGGAAGCTCGGGCAATTCTTCGTTATGCCCGCATTAGTCCTCGTAAGGTGTCTATCGTTATGGATCTGATCCGTAACAAGCCCCTGGACGAAGCGCTGGCAATCCTGCAGTACACCCCGAAGGCAGCTTGTGAGCCCCTTCTGAAGCTGGTGAAGTCTGCAGCCGCTAATGCGGAAAACAACTTCAATATGGACAAGAACAACCTCTACGTCGCCGAGTGCTTTGTTTGCCCCGGCCCGACGCTGAAGCGCATGATGCCTCGTGCACAGGGCCGCGGCTACCGCATCCTGAAGCGCACCAGCCACATGACCGTTGTTCTGAAAGAGAAAGAGTAA
- the rpsC gene encoding 30S ribosomal protein S3 has product MGQKVNPHGIRVGVIKDWDSRWFASKKDFSDNLVEDHKIRTELKAQLKDAGVPKIEIERTVDPSTSAPRVNVNIYCAKPGMVIGKGGEERIALQNKLTKEYGKTVIVNVIEVKSPSTNAQLVAEDIARQLENRVTFRRAMKQCMRNAMSPRDRATVPAKGIKAMCSGRLGGADIARTESYHEGTIPLQTLRADIDYGFAEAATTYGRIGVKVWIYKGEVLKSAKTAPKKEGGNK; this is encoded by the coding sequence ATGGGCCAGAAAGTAAATCCGCACGGCATTCGTGTCGGCGTTATTAAAGACTGGGACAGCCGCTGGTTTGCCTCCAAGAAGGATTTCAGCGATAACCTCGTCGAGGATCACAAGATCCGCACTGAGCTGAAGGCTCAGCTGAAGGACGCTGGCGTCCCCAAGATCGAGATCGAGCGCACTGTGGATCCTTCCACTTCCGCTCCTCGCGTTAATGTTAACATCTACTGCGCTAAGCCCGGTATGGTCATCGGCAAGGGCGGCGAAGAGCGCATCGCCCTGCAGAACAAGCTGACCAAGGAGTATGGCAAGACCGTTATCGTCAATGTCATCGAGGTGAAGAGCCCCTCCACCAACGCACAGCTGGTTGCTGAGGACATCGCTCGTCAGCTGGAGAACCGCGTTACCTTCCGTCGTGCTATGAAGCAGTGCATGCGCAATGCCATGAGCCCCCGCGATCGCGCAACCGTTCCCGCAAAGGGCATCAAGGCAATGTGTTCCGGCCGTCTGGGCGGCGCTGATATCGCCCGCACCGAGAGCTACCACGAGGGCACCATCCCCCTGCAGACCCTGCGTGCCGACATCGACTACGGCTTTGCAGAGGCTGCTACCACCTACGGCCGCATCGGCGTTAAGGTGTGGATCTACAAGGGCGAGGTCCTCAAGAGCGCAAAGACCGCTCCTAAGAAGGAAGGAGGCAACAAGTAA
- the rplP gene encoding 50S ribosomal protein L16, with product MLLPKRVKYRRVQRGRMTGKATRGNVVCQGQYGLVALEPAWISSKQIEAARVAMTRYIKRGGKVWIKIFPDKPVTEKPAETRMGSGKGSPEYWVAVVKPGRVMFELADVDEATAREALRLAMHKLPIKCKFVVREDSVKEDGTNEG from the coding sequence ATGTTACTGCCTAAGCGTGTTAAGTACCGCCGCGTTCAGCGCGGCCGCATGACCGGCAAGGCTACCCGCGGCAACGTGGTGTGCCAGGGTCAGTACGGCCTTGTTGCTCTGGAGCCGGCATGGATCTCCTCCAAGCAGATCGAGGCTGCCCGTGTTGCCATGACTCGTTACATCAAGCGTGGCGGCAAGGTTTGGATCAAGATCTTCCCCGATAAGCCCGTGACTGAAAAGCCCGCTGAGACCCGCATGGGCTCCGGTAAGGGCTCTCCCGAATACTGGGTTGCAGTCGTGAAGCCCGGCCGCGTGATGTTCGAGCTGGCAGATGTCGATGAGGCAACTGCTCGCGAGGCTCTGCGTCTGGCTATGCACAAGCTGCCCATCAAGTGCAAATTTGTTGTCCGTGAGGACTCCGTGAAGGAGGATGGCACCAATGAAGGCTAA
- the rpmC gene encoding 50S ribosomal protein L29 — protein MKANELREMQTAELTSKLADLKAELFNLRFQHAINQLENPGRIEAVKKDIARVMTVLAEKQ, from the coding sequence ATGAAGGCTAATGAACTCCGCGAAATGCAGACCGCAGAGCTGACCAGCAAGCTGGCAGATCTGAAGGCTGAGCTGTTTAACCTGCGCTTCCAGCATGCCATCAACCAGCTGGAGAACCCCGGCCGCATCGAAGCAGTCAAGAAGGACATCGCCCGCGTGATGACCGTTCTGGCTGAGAAGCAGTAA
- the rpsQ gene encoding 30S ribosomal protein S17, whose protein sequence is MEERNLRKTRVGVVVSDKMDKTIVVAVKDSVQHPLYKKILKRTVKFKARDEQNECGIGDRVEIMECRPLSKDVRWRLVRIVEKAK, encoded by the coding sequence ATGGAAGAACGTAATCTGAGAAAGACCCGCGTCGGCGTTGTCGTGTCCGACAAGATGGATAAGACCATCGTGGTTGCCGTTAAGGATAGCGTGCAGCACCCCCTGTACAAGAAGATCCTGAAGCGTACCGTGAAGTTCAAGGCTCGTGACGAGCAGAACGAGTGCGGTATCGGTGACCGTGTTGAGATCATGGAGTGCCGCCCCCTGAGCAAGGATGTGCGCTGGCGCCTGGTCCGTATCGTTGAGAAGGCAAAGTAA
- the rplN gene encoding 50S ribosomal protein L14 produces the protein MVQMQTYLKVADNTGAKELMCFRVLGGTRKRYANIGDVVVCSVKKAAPGGSVKKGDVVKAVIVRSKHGVRRDDGSYIRFDENAAVIVMADKNPKGTRIFGPVARELRDAGYTKILSLAPESL, from the coding sequence ATGGTTCAGATGCAAACTTATCTCAAAGTTGCCGACAACACCGGTGCCAAGGAGCTGATGTGCTTCCGTGTGCTGGGCGGCACCCGCAAGAGATACGCAAACATTGGTGACGTCGTGGTCTGCTCTGTCAAGAAGGCAGCCCCCGGCGGCTCCGTTAAGAAGGGCGACGTCGTCAAGGCTGTCATCGTGCGCAGCAAGCATGGCGTGCGCCGCGACGACGGTTCCTACATCCGTTTTGATGAGAACGCCGCCGTTATCGTTATGGCCGACAAGAACCCCAAGGGTACTCGTATCTTTGGACCTGTTGCTCGCGAGCTGCGTGATGCCGGCTACACCAAGATCCTGAGCCTGGCTCCGGAATCGCTGTAA
- the rplX gene encoding 50S ribosomal protein L24: MNNLHVKTGDNVMIISGKDKGHTGKVLQVSPAEGKVIVEGQNMVTKHVKPRRQGEQGGIVKAEGAIYASKVMPVCPKCGKAVRVGHVEKDGKMVRVCKKCGAEL, encoded by the coding sequence ATGAATAATCTTCATGTTAAAACCGGCGACAACGTGATGATCATCAGCGGCAAGGACAAGGGCCACACTGGTAAGGTCCTGCAGGTCAGCCCCGCTGAAGGCAAGGTCATCGTTGAAGGCCAGAACATGGTTACCAAGCACGTCAAGCCCCGCCGTCAGGGCGAGCAGGGCGGCATCGTTAAGGCCGAGGGCGCTATCTACGCTTCCAAGGTCATGCCCGTCTGCCCCAAGTGCGGCAAGGCCGTGCGTGTGGGCCACGTCGAAAAGGACGGCAAGATGGTTCGCGTCTGCAAGAAGTGCGGCGCTGAGCTGTAA
- the rplE gene encoding 50S ribosomal protein L5, with amino-acid sequence MARLKEQYVNEIAPALNSKFGYKSVMQIPKLDKVVINVACGEAKENEKILEAVMKDLGQITGQKAVVCRAKKSVANFKLRQGTPIGCKVTLRGERMYEFVDRFFNVALPRVRDFRGINGNGFDGRGNFACGIKEQIIFPEIDFEKVDAVRGMDVCFVTTAKTDEEGKELLKALGAPFAENN; translated from the coding sequence ATGGCTCGTTTGAAAGAACAGTATGTCAATGAAATTGCTCCTGCTCTGAACTCCAAGTTCGGTTACAAGAGCGTTATGCAGATCCCCAAGCTGGACAAGGTCGTCATCAACGTTGCCTGCGGCGAAGCCAAGGAAAACGAGAAGATCCTGGAAGCAGTTATGAAGGATCTGGGCCAGATCACTGGCCAGAAGGCAGTCGTCTGCCGTGCCAAGAAGAGCGTTGCTAACTTCAAGCTGCGTCAGGGCACCCCCATCGGCTGCAAGGTCACCCTGCGTGGTGAGCGTATGTACGAGTTCGTGGATCGCTTCTTCAACGTGGCTCTGCCCCGTGTGCGCGACTTCCGCGGCATCAACGGCAACGGCTTTGACGGCCGCGGCAACTTTGCCTGCGGCATCAAGGAGCAGATCATCTTCCCCGAGATCGACTTCGAGAAGGTCGATGCAGTCCGCGGTATGGATGTCTGCTTCGTCACCACCGCAAAGACTGACGAGGAGGGCAAGGAGCTGCTGAAGGCTCTGGGCGCTCCGTTCGCAGAGAACAACTAA
- a CDS encoding type Z 30S ribosomal protein S14, translating to MAKLSMKLKQSRPAKFSTRAYTRCRICGRPHSVLRKYGVCRVCFRELAYKGEIPGVKKASW from the coding sequence ATGGCTAAACTGTCTATGAAGCTGAAGCAGTCTCGTCCTGCTAAGTTCTCTACCCGTGCATACACCCGCTGCCGCATCTGCGGCCGTCCCCACTCCGTGCTGCGCAAGTACGGCGTGTGCCGTGTGTGCTTCCGTGAGCTGGCCTACAAGGGCGAGATCCCGGGCGTGAAGAAGGCTTCCTGGTAA
- the rpsH gene encoding 30S ribosomal protein S8: MQITDPIADLLTRIRNASTAKHPSVEIPASNMKKAICQILVDEGYIKGMQVKNDTVQGTIVVTLKYQANGEPVIAGLRRVSKPGLRIYTNCEDMPKVMKGLGTAIISTSKGIMTDKAARAEHVGGEVLAYVW, encoded by the coding sequence ATGCAGATTACTGATCCTATCGCGGACCTGCTGACTCGCATCCGCAACGCTAGCACTGCCAAACACCCTTCTGTGGAGATCCCCGCTTCCAACATGAAGAAGGCTATCTGCCAGATTCTGGTTGACGAGGGCTACATCAAGGGTATGCAGGTCAAGAACGACACTGTTCAGGGCACCATCGTTGTCACCCTGAAGTATCAGGCAAACGGCGAGCCCGTTATTGCCGGCCTGCGCCGTGTGTCCAAGCCCGGCCTGCGCATCTACACCAACTGCGAGGATATGCCCAAGGTCATGAAGGGCCTGGGCACCGCGATCATTTCCACCTCCAAGGGCATCATGACTGACAAGGCTGCACGTGCTGAGCACGTCGGCGGCGAAGTCCTGGCCTACGTGTGGTAA
- the rplF gene encoding 50S ribosomal protein L6 yields MSRIGRKPIVIPAGVTVTVDEAAHTVAVKGPKGSLNSNYHPLMTVKVEGNEVLVTRPNDEPKARSLHGLTRTNIANMVNGVVNGYEKKLEIVGVGMRCQKQGSNLVMNLGFSHQVNVPDTEDCTIVWQDPNHFSVTGIDKQKVGQYAAEIRAKKPPEPYKGKGIRYAGEVVKHKEGKAGKGKK; encoded by the coding sequence ATGTCGAGAATTGGAAGAAAACCCATCGTCATTCCTGCCGGTGTCACTGTCACTGTCGATGAGGCAGCACACACTGTCGCCGTCAAGGGCCCCAAGGGCAGCCTGAATTCCAACTATCATCCCCTGATGACCGTTAAGGTCGAGGGCAATGAGGTTTTGGTTACCCGCCCCAATGACGAACCCAAGGCCCGCAGCCTGCACGGCCTGACCCGTACCAACATCGCCAACATGGTGAACGGTGTTGTGAACGGCTACGAGAAGAAGCTGGAGATCGTTGGCGTTGGTATGCGCTGCCAGAAGCAGGGCTCCAACCTGGTCATGAACCTGGGCTTCTCTCATCAGGTGAACGTCCCCGATACCGAGGACTGCACCATTGTGTGGCAGGATCCCAACCACTTCTCTGTTACCGGTATCGACAAGCAGAAGGTCGGCCAGTATGCTGCAGAGATCCGCGCCAAGAAGCCGCCTGAGCCGTACAAGGGCAAGGGCATCCGCTACGCTGGCGAGGTCGTCAAGCACAAAGAAGGCAAGGCCGGTAAGGGCAAGAAATAA
- the rplR gene encoding 50S ribosomal protein L18, whose amino-acid sequence MVKQIDKNEARLRRHRRVRNKISGTAARPRLDVFRSAKHIYAQIIDDEQGVTLVSASTMDKDFNGNGGNVEAAAEIGKKVAAKALEKGITEVVFDRGGYVYHGRVKALADGAREGGLKL is encoded by the coding sequence ATGGTTAAGCAGATCGACAAGAACGAAGCTCGTCTTCGTCGTCATCGCCGCGTTCGCAACAAGATCAGCGGCACCGCAGCACGTCCTCGCCTGGATGTTTTCCGCTCCGCCAAGCACATCTACGCTCAGATCATCGATGATGAGCAGGGCGTTACTCTGGTGTCGGCGTCCACTATGGACAAGGACTTCAACGGCAACGGCGGCAACGTCGAGGCCGCTGCTGAGATCGGCAAGAAGGTTGCAGCAAAGGCTCTGGAAAAGGGCATCACCGAGGTCGTGTTCGACCGTGGTGGCTACGTTTATCATGGCCGTGTTAAGGCCCTGGCTGATGGCGCCCGTGAGGGCGGCCTGAAGCTGTAA
- the rpsE gene encoding 30S ribosomal protein S5: MAMRNREDDGMITKVVSINRVSKTVKGGRVMKFAALVVVGDGKGSIGYGIGKSGEVPEAIRKGEAAAKKNMHKVALKGTTIPHEIVGKYGAGAVLLKPAAPGTGMIAGGPVRAVIEAAGIKDVRAKSMRSNNPINVVAATFAGLCGLVSAESVAEKRGKTVKEILG, from the coding sequence ATGGCTATGAGAAACCGTGAAGACGACGGCATGATCACCAAGGTTGTGTCTATCAACCGCGTTTCCAAGACTGTCAAGGGCGGCCGCGTCATGAAGTTTGCTGCTCTGGTTGTCGTTGGCGACGGCAAGGGCAGCATCGGCTACGGCATCGGCAAGTCCGGTGAAGTTCCCGAGGCTATCCGCAAGGGTGAGGCCGCTGCCAAGAAGAACATGCACAAGGTTGCCCTGAAGGGCACCACCATCCCCCACGAGATCGTCGGCAAGTACGGCGCAGGCGCTGTTCTGCTCAAGCCGGCTGCACCCGGTACCGGTATGATCGCCGGCGGCCCCGTGCGTGCCGTCATTGAGGCTGCTGGCATCAAGGACGTTCGTGCGAAGTCTATGCGTTCCAACAACCCCATCAACGTTGTTGCTGCTACCTTTGCAGGTCTGTGCGGTCTGGTCAGCGCCGAGTCTGTCGCTGAGAAGCGCGGCAAGACCGTGAAAGAAATTCTGGGTTAA
- the rpmD gene encoding 50S ribosomal protein L30, producing MADKMLKIELKKSLIGRGAKQIATAEALGLKKPGDVTVQPDNAATQGKIAKIGFLLSVTEA from the coding sequence ATGGCAGATAAGATGCTCAAGATCGAGCTGAAGAAGAGCCTGATCGGCCGCGGCGCTAAGCAGATCGCTACCGCTGAGGCTCTGGGCCTGAAGAAGCCGGGCGACGTTACCGTTCAGCCTGACAACGCCGCTACGCAGGGCAAGATCGCAAAGATCGGCTTCCTGCTCAGCGTCACCGAAGCCTAA
- the rplO gene encoding 50S ribosomal protein L15: MKLHELHASKGANKPVTRKGRGIGSGNGKTAGFGSKGQKARSGVKHAGFEGGQMPLARRLPKVGFNNIFATQYAIVNVADLEAAFNAGDVVDTEALKAKGLVKKTLDGVKVLGNGELTKALTVKAAAYSASAKEKIEKAGGKAEVM; this comes from the coding sequence ATGAAGCTTCATGAATTGCACGCCAGCAAGGGCGCCAATAAGCCTGTGACCCGCAAGGGCCGCGGCATTGGCTCCGGCAATGGCAAGACTGCCGGCTTCGGCAGCAAGGGCCAGAAGGCCCGTTCCGGCGTGAAGCACGCTGGTTTCGAGGGCGGCCAGATGCCTCTGGCACGCCGCCTGCCCAAGGTTGGCTTTAACAACATCTTTGCTACCCAGTACGCCATCGTCAACGTGGCTGACCTGGAGGCTGCTTTCAATGCCGGCGATGTCGTCGATACCGAGGCTCTGAAGGCTAAGGGTCTGGTCAAAAAGACCCTGGACGGCGTTAAGGTTCTGGGCAACGGCGAGCTGACCAAGGCTCTGACCGTGAAGGCCGCAGCCTATTCCGCTTCTGCCAAAGAGAAAATCGAGAAGGCAGGCGGAAAGGCTGAGGTGATGTAA